One window from the genome of Salvia miltiorrhiza cultivar Shanhuang (shh) chromosome 7, IMPLAD_Smil_shh, whole genome shotgun sequence encodes:
- the LOC130996082 gene encoding E3 ubiquitin protein ligase RIE1 → MSSATSPAAPLLRPRQPSNASARPSALSLILSRAAVTTQRRGASVLVRETAARELEERRADWGYSKPVVALDIMWNMAFVVVSVVLLICAANENPNVPIRVWVCGYALQCLVHVVLVWVEYSRRNSWRERSRGREQGSEDEYQSENEEEDEERNGFLGISNASSSVKRCESVNTMTSFLWWIVGFYWVVSGGEMLLENAPRLYWLAVVFLAFDVIFAIFCVVLACLIGIALCCCLPCIIAILYAIAGQEGASEADLSILPKYKYQACKDEDRVGNAAGRMVPIETSSGHMVNEQILLPEDAECCICLSQYEDGTELHALPCSHHFHSTCIVKWLKMNATCPLCKYNILKGNDQV, encoded by the exons ATGTCCTCCGCCACCTCCCCCGCCGCGCCGCTCCTCCGCCCTCGCCAGCCGTCGAACGCGTCGGCCCGCCCCTCGGCGCTCTCCCTCATCCTCTCCCGGGCGGCGGTCACCACGCAGCGCCGCGGTGCCTCCGTGCTGGTGCGGGAGACCGCCGCCCGCGAGCTGGAGGAGCGCCGTGCCGATTGGGGGTACTCGAAGCCGGTGGTCGCCCTCGACATTATGTGGAATATGGCCTTCGTGGTTGTGTCTGTGGTTCTGTTGATTTGCGCGGCCAACGAGAATCCCAATGTGCCGATTAGGGTTTGGGTGTGCGGGTACGCGCTGCAGTGTTTGGTGCATGTGGTCCTCGTTTGGGTGGAGTACAGTAGGCGCAATTCGTGGCGTGAGAGGAGTAGGGGAAGGGAGCAGGGTAGTGAGGATGAGTATCAGAGTgagaatgaggaagaagatgaagagagAAATGGGTTCTTAGGCATCAGTAACGCCTCCAG TAGCGTGAAGCGATGTGAATCTGTCAACACAATGACATCATTTTTATGGTGGATAGTTGGCTTTTACTGGGTTGTCTCTGGTGGTGAAATGCTTCTAGAAAATGCCCCACGACTATATTG GTTGGCAGTGGTGTTCTTGGCTTTTGACGTAATCTTTGCCATATTTTGTGTTGTGTTAGCATGTCTTATTGGGATTGCTCTCTGCTGCTGCTTACCTTGCATCATTGCCATTCTTTATGCTATTGCTGGTCAG GAAGGTGCATCAGAGGCAGATCTGAGCATCCTTCCCAAGTACAAATATCAAGCCTGCAAAGATGAGGATAGGGTAGGCAATGCAGCTGGCAGAATGGTTCCAATTGAAACGAGCAGTGGGCACATGGTTAACGAGCAAATTCTTTTGCCTGAAGATGCA GAATGCTGTATATGCCTCTCACAGTACGAGGATGGAACTGAATTACATGCTCTCCCTTGTAGCCATCATTTCCATTCTACATGCATCGTGAAATGGCTTAAGATGAACGCCACCTGCCCGCTATGCAAGTACAACATCCTCAAAGGGAACGATCAAGTTTGA
- the LOC130994118 gene encoding uncharacterized protein LOC130994118, with product MARRKYLSSFERAAIIQFLLQGSKDGKPGRGKMSAAVQKWSSSCRTISRLWAAAKKQSESGEVISSLSKKILRPRRKLVELDLHLIASLDLSKRSTIRRLACGIKCSKSTVGRWIKSGLIRAHSNAIKPDLTAPNKLFRLRFSLEALEYDRILRSLTFKSMHNTVHIDEKWFYITKTAQRFYLTPEEIEPHRTCKSKKFITKVMFIQKEEQEQGSRYNGMETNTKHHQTSSERLPNQSDCSAECIANIVPAIKAKWPANASKTIYIQQDNARPHIQDSDPDFRAVASADGFDIHLVHQPPNSPDTNINDLGWFRAIQSLQTESVCTSVGDLVNALGRICKCSRPEYVNAAVPSFCKCSSDDFVNAAEL from the exons ATGGCTAGAAGAAAATATCTTTCTTCCTTTGAAAGAGCAGCCATCATCCAATTCCTCCTTCAAGGTAGCAAAGATGGAAAACCTGGCAGAGGGAAGATGAGTGCAGCGGTGCAAAAGTGGAGCAGTTCGTGTAGAACGATTAGTCGACTTTGGGCAGCTGCAAAAAAACAAAGTGAAAGTGGTGAGGTAATTAGTTCTTTGAGCAAGAAAATATTAAGACCAAGGAGAAAACTTGTAGAACTTGATTTACATTTGATTGCAAGCTTAGATTTGTCAAAAAGATCTACCATTAGAAGGCTAGCATGTGGGATTAAATGCAGTAAAAGCACTGTGGGCAGGTGGATTAAATCTGGACTGATCAGGGCTCATTCTAACGCGATAAAACCTGATCTTACGGCTCCAAACAAGTTGTTTAGGCTACGGTTTTCcttagaagctctagaatatgaTAGGATTCTTAGGAGTTTGACATTTAAAAGCATGCACAACACAGTCCACattgatgagaaatggttctACATCACAAAAACTGCACAAAGGTTCTATTTAACTCCCGAAGAGATAGAACCTCACAGGACTTGCAAGAGCAAGAAGTTCATCACCAAGGTGATGTTCAT CCAAAAGGAAGAGCAAGAACAGGGCAGCAGGTACAATGGAATGGAAACCAATACAAAGCATCACCAAACAAGTAGTGAAAGATTGCCTAATCAATCAG ATTGTAGTGCTGAATGTATTGCTAAT ATTGTTCCTGCTATTAAAGCAAAGTGGCCAGCAAATGCTAGCAAAACCATCTACATACAGCAAGATAATGCTAGGCCTCACATTCAAGATTCAGATCCAGATTTCAGGGCAGTAGCATCTGCAGATGGCTTTGACATTCATTTGGTGCATCAACCACCAAACTCCCCAGATACAAACATCAACGATTTGGGGTGGTTTAGGGCAATACAAAGCCTACAAACTGAATCAGTTTGTACAAGTGTGGGTGATCTAGTGAATGCt TTGGGCAGAATATGTAAATGCAGCAGGCCAGAATATGTAAATGCAGCTGTACCAAGTTTTTGTAAATGCAGCTCAGATGATTTTGTAAATGCAGCTGAACTATGA